A window of the Buchnera aphidicola (Aphis glycines) genome harbors these coding sequences:
- a CDS encoding UDP-N-acetylmuramoyl-L-alanyl-D-glutamate--2,6-diaminopimelate ligase has protein sequence MLAERFYCKPSSQLKVVGITGTNGKTTVAQLINQWNELLGNKTATMGTLGNGFHNFLKPTKNTTSSAIDIQSFLYSVLNQVKLVTIEVSSHGLVQNRVKSIAFHIAIFTNLTQDHLDYHGNMKKYALAKLSLFTDHKVKKIILNANDRYAQNWLKNFPNKYTVAVTIKNSKQKKYAKKWINATNIKIDSRKTDIQFESSWGTGTISTCLIGKFNIENLLLALACMLEMNYKLSDLIKTSIQLKPIYGRMQKLHFSRKPICIIDYAHTPDALKQALSSIKSQYSQKKIWCIFGCGGERDKKKRPLMGKIAEKIADKVIITNDNPRNEDQNIIINEIIAGCIKKEKIIIIPNRKKAISYVFVQSNINDIIFISGKGHENYQIIGNHRIDHSDQETILNLLEK, from the coding sequence ATGTTAGCTGAAAGATTTTATTGTAAACCAAGCAGTCAATTAAAAGTAGTTGGAATTACTGGAACCAACGGAAAAACTACAGTAGCACAACTAATCAATCAGTGGAATGAATTACTAGGTAACAAAACTGCAACAATGGGCACTCTTGGAAACGGTTTTCATAACTTCTTAAAACCCACAAAAAACACAACTTCATCGGCTATCGATATACAATCATTTTTATATTCAGTATTAAATCAAGTAAAATTAGTGACTATAGAAGTTTCTTCGCATGGTTTAGTGCAGAACCGCGTGAAAAGTATTGCGTTTCATATTGCAATATTTACTAATTTAACACAAGATCATTTAGATTATCATGGAAATATGAAAAAGTACGCATTAGCTAAACTGTCTCTTTTCACTGATCACAAAGTAAAAAAAATAATATTAAATGCTAATGATAGATATGCACAAAACTGGTTAAAAAACTTTCCTAATAAATATACAGTAGCAGTAACAATTAAAAATTCTAAGCAAAAAAAATATGCTAAAAAATGGATAAATGCAACTAATATTAAAATTGATAGTAGAAAAACTGATATACAATTTGAATCTAGCTGGGGAACGGGTACGATATCTACTTGTTTAATAGGAAAATTTAATATAGAAAATTTATTATTAGCACTTGCATGTATGTTAGAAATGAATTATAAATTATCCGATCTAATTAAAACATCAATTCAACTTAAACCAATATACGGGCGCATGCAAAAACTTCATTTTTCTAGAAAACCAATTTGCATTATAGATTATGCTCATACTCCTGATGCTTTAAAGCAAGCACTTAGCTCTATTAAATCGCAATATTCTCAGAAGAAAATATGGTGTATATTCGGATGTGGAGGGGAGAGAGATAAAAAAAAACGACCTTTAATGGGTAAAATTGCAGAAAAAATAGCAGATAAAGTAATAATTACTAATGATAACCCTAGAAATGAAGATCAAAACATAATTATTAACGAAATTATCGCTGGCTGTATAAAAAAAGAAAAAATAATAATTATCCCCAATCGAAAAAAAGCGATTTCTTATGTTTTTGTTCAATCAAATATTAATGATATAATTTTTATTTCTGGTAAAGGGCACGAAAATTATCAAATAATTGGTAATCACCGTATTGACCATTCAGACCAAGAAACAATTTTAAATTTACTGGAAAAATAA
- a CDS encoding Mur ligase domain-containing protein — protein sequence MKEKNLKYFLSPWVKNLPKKNIKNLVLDSRKLTSQDMFIAVQGEKKDGNDFISDAISKKITAVLSETKKKNNMG from the coding sequence ATGAAAGAAAAAAACTTAAAATATTTTTTATCACCTTGGGTTAAAAATCTTCCGAAAAAAAATATTAAAAATTTAGTTTTAGATAGTAGAAAATTAACATCTCAAGATATGTTTATAGCTGTACAAGGCGAGAAAAAAGACGGAAATGATTTTATTTCTGATGCAATTTCTAAAAAAATAACAGCAGTATTATCTGAAACTAAAAAAAAAAACAACATGGGATAA
- a CDS encoding UDP-N-acetylmuramoyl-tripeptide--D-alanyl-D-alanine ligase codes for MISMSLKKIASITNGVLYGKNITIDHISINSKKILPNTLFIALKGNKFDGHMFIEEALAKGCCAIVTTKKIISFISYIIVEDTTIALGKIASLLRNIIQPKILAITGSCGKTSVKEMAASILQKTHHIIYTTNNENNHIGVPITLLKLKATDKYGLIELGTNNPGEIRYISKISQPNIALINNIYHSHLAGFKSLLGISKEKSEIFSYLKNNSIVIINLDSHHLSKWKKKIKNRKIFYFSIEKKKKVIFLLLILRFIHIKHVLSCIHQLVK; via the coding sequence ATGATTTCTATGTCGTTAAAAAAAATTGCTAGTATCACAAACGGTGTGCTATATGGAAAAAATATTACAATAGATCATATCAGTATAAACAGCAAAAAAATACTACCAAATACATTATTTATTGCATTAAAAGGTAATAAATTTGATGGACATATGTTTATCGAAGAAGCTTTGGCGAAAGGATGTTGTGCAATCGTTACTACTAAAAAAATTATATCTTTTATTTCTTATATTATAGTTGAAGATACTACTATTGCGTTAGGAAAGATTGCTAGTTTACTTCGAAATATAATTCAACCGAAAATATTAGCTATTACTGGATCTTGCGGAAAAACTTCCGTAAAAGAAATGGCAGCTTCTATACTTCAAAAAACACATCATATAATATATACAACAAACAATGAAAATAATCACATAGGAGTACCTATTACTTTATTAAAATTAAAAGCAACAGATAAATATGGGTTAATTGAATTAGGAACGAATAATCCTGGTGAAATTCGTTACATTTCAAAAATTTCCCAACCAAACATAGCACTAATAAATAATATTTATCATTCGCATTTAGCAGGTTTTAAATCATTACTAGGTATATCAAAAGAAAAATCGGAAATATTCTCCTATTTAAAAAATAATAGCATAGTAATTATTAATTTAGACAGCCATCATCTTTCGAAATGGAAAAAAAAAATTAAAAATAGAAAAATATTTTATTTTTCTATCGAAAAAAAAAAGAAAGTAATTTTTTTGTTACTAATATTAAGATTTATTCACATCAAACATGTTTTATCATGCATACACCAGCTGGTAAAATAA